From Rutidosis leptorrhynchoides isolate AG116_Rl617_1_P2 chromosome 3, CSIRO_AGI_Rlap_v1, whole genome shotgun sequence, a single genomic window includes:
- the LOC139895841 gene encoding rop guanine nucleotide exchange factor 7-like, with the protein MENSGDKIVKKDGFEFESFESRITSSNSSNSVTLLNESCSSPTHLGWPIRKAQLISKCSDVSVDNLTSKAQLDKESKIKKLGKEVSEMEMMKERFSKLLLGEDMSGSGKGVCTALAISNAITNLCATAFGQLWRLEPLPYEKKHMWQREIECLLCVSDHIVEFKPSWQTLANGTKLEIMTCRPRSDIFINLPALRKLDNMLLDILDSFSNTEFWYVDKGVTTPEPECLASFHKPLQRQEEKWWLPVPRVPAGGLQEDTRKKLNHKRESANQILKASMSINNVTLSEMEVPESYLESLPKNGRACLGDLIYQYITSEHLSSEILLDCLDLSSEHAALEIANRVEAAIYIWRKRPHSKPLPKTSWDTFKDLMADGHKHDLLSERAESLLLCLKHRFPGLTQTSLDTSKIQCNKDVGKSILESYSRVLESLAYNIVARIDDLLYVDDLSKQTENRVSKVSTSSLKRVSVSITSGSPYRPSFGTPKFSPGPLVSPVRGDRTPFLTSNGNSNKTSSRGCGVRRALTSYLAGEPRPKSLEGPGCCNSRVADMPTSRSSIDGGPCQKENRTPARVPRPDR; encoded by the exons ATGGAAAATTCAGGTGATAAAATTGTTAAAAAAGATGGGTTTGAATTTGAATCGTTTGAAAGCAGAATAACAAGTTCAAATTCAAGCAATTCAGTCACTTTATTGAATGAGTCTTGTTCTTCTCCGACTCATCTTGGTTGGCCTATCAGAAAAGCTCAGCTGATCAGCAAATGTAGTGATGTTTCTGTAGACAATTTAACATCAAAAGCCCAACTTGATAAAGAATCCAAAATCAAGAAATTGGGTAAAGAAGTATCAG AAATGGAAATGATGAAAGAAAGATTTAGCAAATTATTGCTTGGTGAAGATATGTCTGGAAGTGGCAAAGGGGTTTGTACTGCTTTAGCCATCTCAAATGCTATCACAAATCTTTGTG CCACTGCATTTGGTCAATTGTGGAGATTGGAACCCTTGCCTTATGAGAAGAAACACATGTGGCAAAGGGAAATCGAATGTCTTCTTTGTGTCAGCGATCACATTGTCGAATTTAAACCCTCTTGGCAAACATTAGCAAATGGGACTAAGCTTGAG ATCATGACGTGCAGACCACGATCAGATATCTTTATTAACCTCCCAGCTCTTCGGAAACTAGACAACATGCTTCTG GATATACTTGATAGTTTCAGTAACACAGAGTTCTGGTACGTTGATAAGGGGGTAACAACACCAGAACCCGAGTGTTTAGCCTCATTTCATAAACCATTACAACGCCAAGAAGAAAAATGGTGGCTACCAGTTCCTCGTGTCCCAGCTGGCGGTCTACAAGAAGATACACGCAAAAAACTAAACCATAAGCGTGAATCCGCTAATCAGATCTTAAAAGCTTCCATGTCTATCAACAACGTTACTCTGTCTGAAATGGAAGTTCCCGAATCATATTTAGAATCCCTTCCGAAG AACGGAAGAGCGTGTTTAGGAGACTTGATCTATCAGTATATAACGTCCGAGCATTTGTCATCAGAAATTTTGTTAGATTGTCTTGATCTTTCTTCTGAACACGCTGCTTTAGAAATTGCAAATCGTGTGGAGGCAGCAATTTACATTTGGCGTAAAAGACCTCACTCGAAACCATTACCTAAAACGTCATGGGACACGTTTAAGGACCTAATGGCTGATGGGCATAAACACGATCTACTATCTGAACGAGCAGAAAGCCTCTTGCTTTGCTTGAAACATCGTTTTCCTGGACTAACTCAAACCTCACTAGACACCAGCAAGATTCAGTGTAACAAG GATGTAGGAAAATCGATTTTGGAGAGCTACTCGAGAGTTTTGGAAAGCTTAGCATACAACATTGTGGCACGGATTGATGATTTATTATACGTAGATGACTTGTCTAAACAAACAGAAAATCGAGTATCTAAAGTGAGCACTAGTAGTCTCAAAAGGGTGTCAGTGTCTATCACCAGTGGCTCACCGTATAGACCTTCTTTTGGGACTCCAAAGTTTTCACCAGGACCATTAGTGAGCCCTGTAAGGGGAGACAGGACTCCTTTCTTGACTAGCAATGGAAACAGTAACAAGACGTCTAGCCGGGGATGTGGGGTCCGGCGAGCTTTAACGAGCTATCTTGCTGGTGAACCGAGACCGAAAAGTCTGGAAGGTCCTGGTTGTTGTAATTCAAGAGTTGCAGACATGCCAACTTCTCGGAGTAGCATAGACGGTGGACCGTGCCAAAAGGAGAACCGAACACCAGCTAGGGTGCCAAGACCCGATCGCTGA
- the LOC139895842 gene encoding uncharacterized protein, producing the protein MESSMKNIFLLGFLLVLVIAGFSEVNGAGECGKANPDMEAFKLAPCASAAQDPNASVSSSCCSAVKKLGQNPKCLCAVMLSNTAKSSGVKPEIAMTIPKRCNIADRPVGYQCGAYTLP; encoded by the exons ATGGAAAGTTCAATGAAAAACATATTTCTTTTAGGGTTTCTTTTGGTTCTTGTGATTGCTGGATTCAGTGAAGTTAATGGGGCCGGTGAGTGCGGGAAAGCGAATCCCGACATGGAAGCGTTCAAGCTCGCTCCTTGTGCTTCGGCTGCACAAGATCCGAATGCATCAGTTTCGTCCAGTTGTTGTTCTGCGGTCAAGAAATTGGGTCAAAACCCGAAATGTTTGTGTGCGGTTATGCTGTCTAATACTGCTAAAAGTTCTGGTGTGAAGCCTGAGATTGCAATGACGATTCCGAAACGATGCAACATTGCTGATCGCCCCGTTGGTTATCAATGTGGAG CTTATACATTGCCTTGA